One genomic window of Cellulophaga sp. Hel_I_12 includes the following:
- a CDS encoding alkylphosphonate utilization protein, with product MSVLQELKERSNNTCELCTGTNDLKVYEVPPVSVGGIDGSLLACSTCIDQIENSDTTDANHWRCLNDSMWSEFDSVKVIAWRMLSRLKAEGWPKDLLDMLYLEDEVLTWAKATGEGLAEADKITHRDVNGVILENGDSVVLVKDLKVKGSSMVAKQGTAVRRISLDHENADYIEGKVDGQQIVIITKYVKKL from the coding sequence ATGAGTGTACTACAAGAACTAAAAGAGAGAAGCAACAATACTTGCGAATTATGTACTGGAACGAATGACTTAAAAGTGTATGAAGTGCCGCCAGTTTCTGTTGGTGGTATTGATGGGAGTCTTTTAGCCTGTAGTACCTGCATCGACCAGATAGAAAACTCGGATACTACCGATGCAAATCATTGGCGATGCTTAAATGACAGTATGTGGAGTGAGTTTGATTCTGTAAAAGTAATTGCTTGGCGGATGCTTTCTCGACTAAAAGCAGAAGGGTGGCCTAAAGATTTGCTCGATATGCTCTATTTAGAAGATGAAGTACTTACCTGGGCAAAAGCTACAGGCGAAGGCTTGGCAGAAGCCGATAAAATCACCCATAGAGATGTTAATGGCGTTATTTTAGAAAACGGCGATAGCGTGGTTTTAGTGAAAGATTTAAAAGTAAAAGGTTCTAGTATGGTGGCCAAACAAGGTACTGCCGTTCGTAGAATATCCTTAGATCACGAAAACGCTGATTATATTGAAGGTAAAGTAGATGGGCAGCAGATTGTGATTATTACCAAGTATGTGAAGAAGCTCTAA
- a CDS encoding M56 family metallopeptidase has product MLIYIVKVTTCLAIFYAFYKLLLERESMHSFKRFYLLAAVGSAFVIPALIFTEYVYVTPEPTFEHMPLDFQLEEFQTTAISKRTGYLSTILWSVYALGVLVFGFKFVQNLFIISNRIKKNTKIKEQTIIHVLLKEQLAPHTFFNFIFFNQQKFTANEIPTAVVLHEKTHAHQKHSIDVLLMELVQVFFWFNPFVYLFKNVIKLNHEFLADQAVMQKGIEITTYQKILLAFSSNAASPETALTNAINYSSIKKRFTVMKKNTSKKAVWLRSLLVLPLFALVLYSFSATKVLEVRKSEESANSLQFIESEFTLQDSEEINYTDFEQQKNDTIRYIYITKPNAPTAQDVEKWKKETEFAIWVDGKPVKNRELNNYNVDDFKHYSSSFAYQNVRSKSYPQPYQVSLYTKIGFQKQFTVNDRKINILINRNGKLLVQNELVAIEELKIYLSKINTDLNKEERSQLVSAQIHVKNETPKQVIKEVNTLLEAYGCATINIVGPSEFQDGATKKQISEYNAIASKYSDLNMSMPIKKSEIDRMEYLYNLMTDKQKKSVTNYPELPPMPPAPPKVKKRETSNIPPPPPPFHKGEVSKSLESAYNSWVKTLKNADGSYNIITKEEYRYFSSIYENMTNEQKKNAEIIPPPPPPTPPKVKKGETSNIPPPPAPENNAQEKEKSGYVMINNEKHFYNKQNGQTNYYNKYGQTVDKDGKIIPSAYVKKGEESSIPPPPPPPASPLDHLIDMAKKDATFYYEDKEISSDKAIELLKKNKNLNIDSKGFNSDKPIVLISKNPIKTKN; this is encoded by the coding sequence ATGCTGATCTATATTGTAAAAGTCACCACCTGTTTGGCAATTTTCTACGCATTTTACAAACTGCTTTTAGAACGAGAAAGCATGCACAGCTTTAAACGCTTTTATCTATTAGCGGCCGTAGGTTCCGCTTTTGTAATCCCAGCATTGATCTTTACGGAATATGTATATGTAACACCTGAACCTACTTTTGAGCATATGCCGCTTGATTTTCAATTAGAAGAATTTCAAACGACAGCCATTTCCAAGCGTACCGGTTATTTAAGTACTATTCTATGGAGTGTTTATGCACTTGGCGTCTTAGTTTTTGGATTCAAATTTGTTCAAAACCTTTTTATCATCAGCAATAGAATTAAAAAAAACACGAAGATTAAAGAACAAACTATTATTCATGTGCTATTAAAAGAACAACTAGCACCACACACCTTCTTTAATTTCATTTTTTTTAACCAACAAAAGTTTACTGCGAATGAAATCCCGACAGCCGTAGTACTCCATGAAAAAACACACGCCCATCAAAAACATAGTATTGATGTGCTTTTGATGGAGCTAGTACAGGTCTTCTTCTGGTTCAATCCTTTTGTTTATCTCTTTAAAAACGTAATCAAACTAAATCACGAATTTTTAGCAGACCAGGCGGTGATGCAAAAAGGAATAGAAATTACCACGTATCAAAAAATTTTATTGGCATTCTCATCAAATGCGGCAAGCCCAGAAACGGCATTAACGAATGCCATCAATTATTCATCCATCAAAAAACGATTTACAGTCATGAAAAAAAACACCTCAAAAAAAGCCGTATGGCTTCGTAGTTTATTGGTTTTACCCTTATTTGCATTGGTCCTTTACAGTTTTAGTGCAACTAAAGTATTGGAAGTCAGGAAATCTGAAGAAAGTGCTAATTCATTACAATTTATTGAATCCGAATTTACACTGCAAGATTCTGAAGAAATCAACTATACTGATTTTGAACAACAAAAAAATGATACTATACGCTATATATATATTACAAAACCAAATGCTCCTACAGCACAAGATGTAGAGAAATGGAAAAAAGAAACAGAATTTGCCATTTGGGTGGATGGAAAACCTGTTAAAAACAGAGAACTGAATAATTACAATGTAGATGATTTTAAACATTATTCATCAAGTTTTGCATATCAAAACGTCCGTAGCAAAAGTTACCCACAACCCTATCAAGTGAGCTTGTATACTAAAATTGGGTTTCAAAAGCAGTTTACGGTCAACGACAGGAAAATAAATATACTGATTAATAGAAATGGTAAATTATTGGTTCAAAATGAACTAGTGGCTATTGAGGAATTAAAAATCTATTTATCTAAAATAAATACTGATTTGAACAAAGAAGAACGTTCACAATTAGTTAGTGCCCAAATTCATGTAAAAAATGAGACACCAAAACAAGTAATAAAAGAAGTGAATACCCTTTTAGAAGCATACGGTTGCGCAACGATTAATATTGTTGGTCCAAGTGAGTTTCAAGACGGCGCAACAAAAAAACAAATTTCAGAATACAATGCGATAGCTTCTAAATACAGCGACTTAAATATGTCTATGCCGATTAAAAAATCAGAAATAGATCGAATGGAATATCTGTATAATTTAATGACAGATAAACAAAAGAAAAGTGTGACTAACTATCCTGAATTACCGCCTATGCCTCCTGCTCCACCTAAAGTTAAAAAAAGAGAAACTAGTAACATTCCGCCGCCACCGCCACCTTTTCACAAAGGAGAAGTATCTAAAAGTTTAGAGAGTGCCTACAATAGCTGGGTGAAAACGCTTAAAAATGCTGATGGATCGTACAACATCATTACGAAGGAAGAATACCGCTATTTCAGTAGTATTTATGAAAATATGACCAATGAACAGAAAAAAAATGCTGAGATAATACCGCCGCCGCCTCCTCCTACCCCACCTAAAGTTAAAAAAGGAGAAACTAGTAACATTCCTCCACCACCAGCACCCGAAAACAATGCACAAGAAAAAGAAAAAAGTGGTTATGTTATGATTAATAATGAAAAACACTTTTACAACAAACAAAACGGACAAACAAATTATTACAATAAGTATGGGCAAACCGTTGATAAAGATGGGAAAATTATCCCGTCTGCTTATGTAAAAAAGGGAGAAGAATCAAGTATTCCTCCACCGCCGCCGCCTCCAGCATCACCATTAGATCACCTCATTGATATGGCTAAAAAAGACGCTACCTTTTATTATGAAGATAAAGAAATCAGTTCCGATAAAGCTATAGAATTGCTAAAAAAGAATAAAAACTTGAATATAGATTCTAAAGGTTTTAATAGTGATAAACCCATAGTTTTAATTTCTAAAAATCCAATTAAAACTAAAAACTGA
- a CDS encoding BlaI/MecI/CopY family transcriptional regulator — protein MQLSKSEEELMNVLWKQKKAFMKDLLDAYDDPKPATTTIATLLKRMTDKGFVAYHNLGRSREYYPLVKKKDYFSKHVNGLIKNFFNDSASQFASFFTQETALTKEELEDLKALIEKEIKNR, from the coding sequence ATGCAACTATCAAAATCAGAAGAAGAACTAATGAATGTTTTATGGAAGCAAAAAAAGGCTTTTATGAAAGACCTGCTCGATGCTTACGATGATCCTAAACCGGCCACGACAACCATTGCCACCTTATTAAAACGTATGACGGACAAGGGTTTTGTAGCCTATCATAATTTAGGAAGGTCACGGGAATACTATCCTTTGGTAAAAAAGAAAGATTATTTCTCAAAGCACGTCAACGGATTGATCAAAAACTTTTTTAATGACAGCGCTAGTCAGTTTGCTTCGTTTTTTACCCAAGAAACAGCTTTGACCAAAGAGGAGTTAGAAGATTTGAAAGCTTTAATAGAAAAAGAAATTAAAAACAGATAG
- a CDS encoding DUF4407 domain-containing protein → MLQKFFILCSGADAKILQECSQRERNKYAGIGATVFFTAVMAFIASSYALFTVFDNLYTAVFFGFIWGLLIFNLDRFIVSTIKKRDKFSSELIQATPRIILAIIIAIVISKPLEMKIFEKEINQVLLEQKNELTLANKDQIALQYNPAIETLHQDIAALKSEVVAKEAETNALYDTYISEAEGTAGTKLLGKGPVYKEKRDKHDAALSELGLLKEANAAKITALENQITALNTEYSQSVTNSQPIIDGFDGLMARITALNKLPWLPSFFIFLLFLAIETSPIIAKLLAPKGEYDYKLEEEESIVKSWITQKVKQRELLMSTDEALNTKIHAEIREEEAVYAYKKKKTEELLKLQAEAFHSLQVKNL, encoded by the coding sequence ATGTTACAAAAGTTCTTTATTTTATGCTCTGGCGCAGACGCCAAAATTTTACAAGAATGCTCTCAAAGGGAGCGCAACAAATACGCAGGTATTGGAGCTACCGTGTTTTTTACTGCTGTTATGGCATTTATTGCCAGTAGTTATGCACTTTTTACTGTTTTTGACAACCTATATACCGCTGTTTTCTTTGGATTCATTTGGGGCTTATTAATCTTTAATTTAGACCGCTTTATTGTATCCACCATTAAAAAAAGAGACAAATTCAGTAGTGAGCTTATCCAAGCTACCCCTCGAATTATTCTAGCCATCATTATCGCAATTGTGATTTCTAAACCTTTGGAAATGAAAATTTTTGAAAAGGAAATCAATCAAGTATTATTAGAACAGAAGAATGAATTAACGCTAGCCAATAAAGACCAGATTGCATTACAATACAATCCTGCCATTGAAACCTTACATCAAGATATTGCAGCCTTAAAGTCCGAAGTTGTAGCGAAAGAAGCGGAAACAAATGCACTTTACGATACCTATATTTCAGAAGCTGAAGGCACTGCTGGCACCAAGCTTTTGGGCAAAGGTCCTGTGTATAAAGAAAAGCGCGACAAACACGACGCTGCCTTAAGTGAACTTGGACTACTTAAAGAAGCCAACGCAGCAAAAATCACAGCTTTAGAAAATCAAATAACGGCTTTGAATACGGAATACTCCCAATCTGTTACCAATTCGCAACCTATTATTGACGGTTTTGATGGTCTTATGGCAAGAATTACAGCTTTAAACAAATTACCCTGGCTACCCTCATTTTTTATCTTTCTACTCTTTTTAGCTATTGAAACGTCGCCTATTATTGCCAAATTATTAGCTCCAAAAGGCGAATATGACTATAAATTAGAAGAGGAAGAAAGCATTGTAAAATCATGGATTACTCAAAAAGTAAAACAACGTGAACTTCTCATGAGTACTGATGAGGCCTTAAATACAAAAATACATGCTGAAATTAGGGAGGAAGAAGCTGTTTACGCCTACAAAAAGAAAAAAACAGAGGAATTATTAAAACTGCAAGCTGAAGCATTTCATAGTTTGCAAGTGAAAAATCTTTGA
- a CDS encoding metal-dependent hydrolase → MDSLTQIVLGAAVGEAVLGKKVGNKAMVFGAIAGTIPDLDIIARYFTDTVTAIEVHRGFSHSIFFAIFFAPVFGWLVYTLLPKKEATWREWSWLFFWGLFTHPILDAFTTWGTQLFWPFDTRLAFQNIFVIDPLYTFPFLVFLVLTLFQKRTSEKRRKFNRLGLIVSSCYLGITLILKGISYKKFTEALDKEQIKYSKIDTRPAPFNSILWQANIVTEDAYLMANYSFFDSKPISFESYPKNHELLGSLKNNDKVQRLIKIAEGWYVISKQNNQLYFNDLRFGLMSLDPKEKDFAFKYQLTNAQGDLEILETPRSVADAKNLLSALWSRIWGN, encoded by the coding sequence ATGGATTCATTAACACAAATAGTGCTTGGCGCTGCGGTAGGCGAAGCAGTTTTAGGAAAAAAAGTGGGTAATAAGGCGATGGTATTTGGCGCCATCGCCGGGACAATTCCGGATTTAGATATTATAGCACGTTATTTTACCGATACGGTTACCGCGATAGAAGTACATAGAGGTTTTAGTCATTCTATTTTCTTTGCGATCTTCTTTGCACCTGTTTTTGGGTGGTTGGTCTATACACTACTTCCGAAGAAAGAAGCGACCTGGCGCGAATGGTCTTGGTTGTTTTTCTGGGGCTTGTTTACACATCCTATTTTAGACGCGTTTACCACTTGGGGAACACAGCTTTTTTGGCCCTTTGATACGCGATTGGCTTTTCAAAATATATTTGTGATTGATCCCTTGTATACCTTTCCATTTTTGGTGTTTTTAGTTTTAACGCTTTTTCAAAAAAGGACATCCGAAAAACGAAGAAAATTCAACAGATTAGGCTTGATAGTAAGTTCTTGTTATTTAGGGATTACGCTTATCTTAAAAGGAATATCGTACAAAAAATTCACGGAAGCTTTAGATAAAGAACAGATAAAATATTCAAAAATTGATACACGACCAGCACCTTTCAATAGCATTTTATGGCAAGCCAATATCGTTACGGAGGATGCTTATTTAATGGCAAACTATTCTTTTTTTGATTCAAAACCCATCAGTTTTGAAAGCTATCCTAAAAATCATGAATTATTGGGTAGTTTAAAAAATAACGATAAAGTTCAACGATTAATAAAAATTGCTGAAGGTTGGTATGTAATTTCTAAACAAAACAACCAACTGTATTTTAACGATTTACGTTTCGGATTAATGAGTTTAGATCCCAAAGAAAAAGACTTTGCATTCAAATATCAATTAACCAACGCGCAAGGCGATTTAGAAATTTTAGAAACACCAAGATCAGTAGCTGATGCTAAAAATTTGCTAAGCGCACTTTGGAGTCGTATTTGGGGGAATTAA
- a CDS encoding IS110 family transposase has translation MKKTKKEVVEMAMMNPNAAGIDIGSTEHWVAVPEDRDAERVRRFTAFTCDLHQIARWLKKCGITTIAMESTGIYWLNLFLLLEDYGFEVFLVNARNVKNVSGRKTDMSDAEWIQKLHSCGLLSNSFQPDNYTRELRTYTRHRQNLIRQASRYLQHMQKSMEQMNIKLHKVIRDLAGKTGMSIVSAILDGERDTEILAELRDRCVRASKETIMKSLEGTWREEYLFTLQQAYDSFHFVHAQMQQCDENIEKALKKRETIEVPGEDKDPVNKKKKTKNKNTPKFDVDSYLKTQLGVDITQIDGIDSLSGLNILGEMGSDFSKWPTRKQFLSWLNLVPNNKQSGGKLISSHLMNKKNTAGHIFRKCGSCLWKSKGPLGDYYRIQRAKNGGKAAAIATGNKLASIVYTMVTHQVEYDESILVKMKRHSQQKRLDNLQKKVAHIQKELEEAA, from the coding sequence ATGAAAAAGACAAAAAAAGAAGTGGTCGAAATGGCCATGATGAACCCAAATGCAGCGGGCATCGACATCGGTAGCACGGAACATTGGGTGGCAGTCCCGGAAGATAGGGACGCTGAAAGAGTAAGGCGTTTCACAGCCTTCACTTGTGACCTGCACCAAATAGCGAGATGGCTTAAAAAATGTGGCATTACAACTATCGCCATGGAATCAACGGGCATTTATTGGCTCAATCTTTTCCTCCTTTTGGAAGACTACGGTTTCGAGGTATTTCTGGTAAACGCACGAAATGTCAAGAACGTAAGTGGCAGGAAAACGGACATGAGCGATGCGGAATGGATACAGAAGCTTCATAGCTGTGGGCTTTTGTCGAACAGTTTCCAGCCGGACAACTATACCCGGGAACTGCGCACTTACACCAGACACCGACAGAACCTGATCCGTCAGGCCAGCCGCTACCTCCAGCACATGCAGAAATCCATGGAACAGATGAACATAAAGCTGCACAAGGTAATTAGGGATCTTGCAGGAAAAACAGGCATGTCCATTGTTAGCGCAATCCTTGACGGGGAAAGAGACACGGAAATATTGGCGGAGCTCAGAGACAGGTGCGTCAGGGCGAGCAAGGAGACCATAATGAAATCCCTGGAAGGGACATGGCGGGAAGAATACCTGTTTACACTTCAACAGGCCTACGATTCCTTCCATTTCGTGCACGCACAAATGCAGCAGTGCGATGAAAATATAGAAAAGGCACTTAAAAAAAGGGAAACGATCGAGGTTCCCGGCGAGGATAAAGACCCCGTTAACAAAAAGAAAAAAACGAAAAACAAGAACACCCCAAAATTTGATGTCGACAGTTACCTAAAAACACAATTGGGTGTGGACATTACCCAAATAGACGGTATAGATAGCCTGAGTGGACTGAACATCCTTGGGGAAATGGGAAGTGATTTCAGTAAATGGCCTACAAGGAAACAGTTCCTATCATGGCTGAACCTTGTCCCCAACAACAAACAATCAGGAGGAAAGCTGATTAGCAGCCACCTGATGAACAAAAAGAATACCGCCGGGCACATATTCCGGAAATGTGGCAGCTGCCTTTGGAAAAGCAAAGGGCCTTTGGGTGATTATTACCGAATCCAAAGGGCTAAAAATGGCGGTAAGGCGGCCGCGATTGCAACTGGGAACAAACTGGCATCCATAGTCTACACCATGGTAACACACCAGGTTGAATACGATGAATCCATTTTAGTAAAAATGAAAAGGCACAGTCAGCAAAAGAGGCTCGACAACTTGCAGAAAAAGGTTGCCCACATACAAAAGGAACTCGAAGAAGCAGCTTGA
- a CDS encoding NYN domain-containing protein translates to MDSNINLAVLIDGDNIPSAYVKEMMEEIAKYGNPTIKRIYGDWTKPNLSKWKNLLLENAITPIQQYGYTTGKNATDSAMIIDAMDILYSEKVNGFCLVSSDSDFTRLATRLREAGMKVIGIGEKKTPSPFIVACDKFIYIEILKSKTSSTENETEKSDSKDTIDTITKKDIQFIKTTITDVSDDDGWAFLGDVGSLLQKKQPNFDSRNYGFDKLTPLIKSIDIFELEQRENPKSRHKLIFVRVKQKNNPKGKKS, encoded by the coding sequence ATGGATTCGAACATAAATTTAGCAGTACTTATTGACGGTGACAATATTCCATCGGCCTATGTAAAAGAAATGATGGAGGAGATTGCTAAATATGGCAACCCGACCATCAAAAGAATCTATGGAGATTGGACGAAGCCTAATTTATCAAAATGGAAAAATCTTTTGCTGGAAAATGCCATAACGCCTATTCAGCAATACGGCTATACCACTGGAAAAAATGCAACAGATTCTGCTATGATTATCGATGCCATGGATATTCTATATTCGGAGAAAGTAAACGGATTTTGTCTCGTTTCTAGTGATAGCGATTTTACGCGACTTGCTACACGCTTAAGAGAAGCGGGAATGAAGGTTATTGGTATCGGAGAGAAAAAAACACCTAGTCCGTTTATTGTGGCTTGCGATAAATTTATTTACATCGAAATTCTAAAGTCAAAAACAAGCAGCACTGAAAATGAAACTGAAAAAAGCGATAGTAAAGATACCATCGATACGATTACCAAAAAAGACATTCAATTTATAAAAACAACTATTACCGATGTTTCTGACGACGATGGTTGGGCTTTTCTTGGTGATGTGGGGAGTCTTTTGCAAAAAAAACAACCCAATTTTGATTCTAGAAACTATGGCTTCGACAAACTAACTCCGCTGATTAAATCAATTGATATATTTGAATTAGAACAGCGTGAAAACCCAAAAAGCCGACATAAATTAATCTTTGTGCGCGTGAAGCAGAAAAATAATCCGAAAGGGAAGAAGAGTTAA
- a CDS encoding dipeptidase translates to MNLIKNYISEHKNRFISELIELLKMPSVSADPAFTQDVLDTAEAVEKALLEAGCDTVEICETDGYPIVYGEKIIDPALPTVLVYGHYDVQPADPVHLWTSPPFEPVIKKTDKHPDGAIYARGACDDKGQMYMHVKALEFMVKTNQLPCNVKFMIEGEEEVGSSNLAIFVANHKEKLANDIILISDTGMIANDVPSITTGLRGLSYVEVEVTGPNRDLHSGLYGGAVANPINILSKMIASLHDENNHITIPGFYDNVENLSKEERAEMAKAPFSLENYKKALDIDAVYGEEGYTTNERNSIRPTLDVNGIWGGYTGEGAKTVIASKAYAKISMRLVPNQDWTAITELFKTHFESIAPKGVQVLVKPHHGGQGYVTPIDTIGYQAASKAYETTFGKKPIPQRSGGSIPIVALFEKELKSKTILMGFGLDSDAIHSPNEHFGVWNYLKGIETIPYFYQHFTALTKQHAAD, encoded by the coding sequence ATGAACCTCATTAAAAATTACATTTCAGAACATAAAAATCGTTTTATATCAGAACTAATTGAACTGCTAAAAATGCCTTCAGTAAGTGCCGATCCTGCATTTACCCAAGACGTTTTAGACACCGCTGAAGCTGTTGAAAAAGCCTTATTAGAGGCTGGCTGTGATACAGTAGAAATTTGTGAAACAGATGGATACCCTATTGTTTATGGTGAAAAAATTATAGATCCTGCATTACCCACGGTACTTGTTTACGGTCATTACGATGTGCAACCCGCAGATCCTGTTCATTTATGGACTTCGCCTCCTTTTGAACCTGTCATCAAAAAAACAGACAAACACCCTGACGGGGCTATTTATGCCCGTGGTGCTTGTGATGATAAAGGACAAATGTATATGCATGTCAAAGCCTTAGAGTTTATGGTGAAAACCAACCAACTGCCTTGCAATGTAAAATTTATGATTGAAGGCGAAGAAGAAGTTGGGAGTAGTAACCTAGCCATTTTTGTGGCCAATCACAAAGAAAAACTAGCTAATGATATTATTTTAATTTCTGATACCGGAATGATTGCCAACGATGTTCCCTCAATTACCACCGGACTTCGTGGATTAAGTTATGTTGAAGTGGAGGTTACGGGTCCAAACAGAGATTTACATTCTGGCTTGTACGGAGGGGCGGTGGCCAATCCGATCAATATTTTATCAAAAATGATCGCTAGTCTTCATGACGAAAACAATCATATCACAATACCTGGTTTTTATGATAACGTAGAAAATCTATCCAAAGAAGAGCGCGCCGAAATGGCAAAAGCCCCTTTTAGTTTAGAAAACTACAAGAAGGCTTTAGACATTGATGCTGTTTATGGCGAAGAAGGCTATACGACCAATGAACGAAATTCTATTAGACCAACTTTAGATGTGAATGGCATTTGGGGTGGGTACACGGGCGAAGGTGCTAAAACCGTTATTGCGAGTAAAGCATACGCAAAAATTTCGATGCGTTTAGTCCCGAATCAAGACTGGACAGCAATTACCGAATTATTCAAAACTCATTTTGAAAGTATTGCACCTAAAGGTGTACAAGTGTTGGTAAAACCACATCATGGCGGACAGGGTTATGTGACTCCCATTGATACCATTGGCTACCAAGCAGCTTCAAAAGCCTACGAAACTACTTTTGGAAAAAAACCAATTCCACAACGCAGCGGTGGCAGTATTCCTATTGTTGCCTTGTTTGAAAAAGAACTGAAAAGCAAAACTATTTTAATGGGCTTTGGCTTAGATAGCGATGCCATTCACTCCCCTAACGAGCATTTTGGCGTATGGAATTATTTAAAAGGAATAGAAACTATTCCTTATTTCTATCAGCATTTTACGGCATTAACTAAACAGCATGCCGCTGACTAA
- a CDS encoding DUF6577 family protein: MPKIVENKLIEAFKGRSSFDRDELFQFYLDFEPDLKESTFSWRIYDLKKKDIIKTIGRGLYIISYKPKYRPVLSDSVLKIASKTNERFKEIQYAIWENQWLNEFTQHQVSNQMIVVEVEKEFTESLYYYLNDSLKMDFFLNPDDKEIEFYISESAVPVVIKRLVTRAPISKLKDKKNVVPVATLEKIMVDLFADENLYHFYQGSELINIYEKILERYSINFTKLFSYAKRRKKEQEIKQFMNNHIPNILEDVIND; encoded by the coding sequence ATGCCAAAGATTGTAGAAAATAAGCTTATAGAAGCATTTAAAGGACGTAGTTCGTTTGATAGGGACGAACTATTTCAGTTCTATTTGGACTTTGAACCGGATTTGAAGGAAAGCACCTTTAGTTGGCGAATTTATGACCTGAAGAAAAAGGACATCATCAAAACTATTGGTCGTGGGTTGTATATCATATCCTATAAACCCAAGTATAGACCAGTACTGTCTGATAGCGTTCTAAAAATAGCAAGTAAGACCAATGAACGGTTTAAGGAAATCCAATATGCAATATGGGAAAACCAATGGCTCAATGAATTTACACAGCATCAGGTATCCAATCAAATGATTGTGGTGGAAGTGGAAAAGGAATTCACCGAATCACTATACTATTATCTAAATGATTCCTTGAAAATGGATTTTTTCTTAAATCCCGATGACAAGGAAATTGAGTTCTACATTTCTGAGAGTGCTGTCCCCGTGGTCATAAAACGTCTCGTTACCAGAGCACCGATAAGTAAATTGAAAGATAAAAAAAATGTAGTTCCAGTCGCCACGCTTGAAAAAATAATGGTGGACTTGTTTGCCGATGAAAACCTGTACCATTTTTACCAAGGCTCTGAACTCATAAATATTTATGAAAAGATACTTGAGCGATACAGTATTAATTTCACAAAGCTCTTTAGCTATGCGAAAAGACGAAAGAAAGAACAGGAAATCAAGCAATTTATGAATAACCACATACCAAATATTTTAGAGGACGTAATCAATGATTGA
- a CDS encoding DUF932 domain-containing protein, with protein MYLQNLQQDEIFVPSEMKSLKTLTQMESRRGLENVIISNGKIVNVVSNSYGHIPNQLFFKKAEEMLTDAQLNFHKRTINKNDRSFITDFIIDDKSQFAVKNDKDVILPMLRFKNSYDGSEKTSGHFGFYREVCSNGLHVSQAEIEFSIKHSKNNTHLIMPRLNNLFDKFLDNEFYTITKKFDKMKEFKLIDTQEFVKAILDKTKLFKYECSDKNSDPSKKSREVIEILNYEALLLNEEPNLWLGYNAFNSVLHNVLKKSFGQQERLDKKLFDEIYEMA; from the coding sequence ATGTATTTACAAAATTTGCAACAGGATGAAATCTTTGTTCCATCAGAAATGAAATCCTTAAAGACTCTGACCCAGATGGAATCCCGACGAGGGCTTGAAAATGTCATCATCTCTAATGGCAAAATCGTCAATGTTGTCTCGAACAGCTATGGCCACATTCCAAATCAACTTTTCTTCAAGAAAGCTGAAGAAATGTTGACCGATGCACAATTGAACTTCCATAAACGCACCATCAACAAAAATGACAGGTCGTTCATTACTGACTTTATTATCGACGACAAAAGCCAGTTTGCCGTCAAGAACGATAAGGACGTGATACTGCCAATGCTTCGATTTAAGAACTCTTATGACGGTAGCGAAAAGACCTCTGGACACTTCGGGTTTTATAGAGAAGTGTGCTCAAACGGTCTGCACGTTTCACAAGCAGAAATCGAGTTTTCCATAAAACACAGTAAGAACAATACACACCTTATTATGCCGAGATTGAACAACCTGTTCGATAAGTTTCTGGACAATGAATTCTATACGATAACCAAGAAATTCGATAAGATGAAAGAGTTTAAACTTATCGATACACAGGAATTTGTAAAAGCAATTCTTGATAAAACGAAACTCTTCAAATATGAATGTAGCGATAAGAATAGCGACCCGTCGAAAAAGTCTCGTGAGGTCATCGAAATCTTGAACTATGAAGCCTTGTTACTCAATGAAGAACCTAATCTTTGGCTGGGCTATAATGCGTTTAATTCAGTACTTCATAATGTATTAAAGAAAAGCTTTGGCCAACAAGAACGATTGGACAAGAAATTGTTTGATGAAATTTATGAAATGGCCTAA